A portion of the Desulfuromonadaceae bacterium genome contains these proteins:
- a CDS encoding ion transporter — translation MSHIEKIRKVVDDTDNLYGRGFAFTIQLLIVVSLVTFTIDTLPDLTLNIKKLLNIFEVATVIIFTIEYILRIIVAKKKATFVFSFYGVVDLLAILPFYISSGLDLRAVRVFRLLRLVRILKLFRYNQAIKRFQRALSIAKEELILFGFVAIIMLYLSAVGIYYFENDVQPDQFKSVIHSLWWAVTTLTTVGYGDMFPITAGGKFFTFFVLMVGLGIVAVPTGLIASALSQAREEEKA, via the coding sequence GGTGGTAGATGATACGGACAATCTCTATGGAAGGGGATTTGCCTTTACAATTCAACTATTGATAGTTGTGTCACTTGTAACTTTCACCATTGATACGCTCCCTGATCTAACCCTAAACATCAAAAAACTTCTGAATATTTTCGAGGTGGCTACAGTCATAATATTCACGATTGAATATATCCTCCGAATAATAGTCGCAAAAAAGAAAGCGACGTTTGTTTTCAGCTTCTATGGCGTGGTTGATTTATTAGCAATCCTTCCATTCTATATTTCTTCTGGTTTAGATCTTAGAGCAGTCCGGGTCTTTAGGCTACTGCGCTTAGTCAGGATTTTGAAACTATTCAGGTACAATCAGGCTATAAAAAGATTTCAAAGGGCTCTTTCTATAGCAAAAGAAGAACTAATATTGTTTGGATTTGTTGCAATCATCATGCTTTACTTGTCTGCGGTCGGAATCTACTATTTTGAAAATGATGTTCAGCCAGATCAATTCAAGTCGGTAATTCATAGTCTTTGGTGGGCTGTTACTACCTTGACCACTGTTGGTTACGGAGATATGTTTCCAATTACAGCAGGTGGGAAATTTTTTACTTTTTTTGTTCTTATGGTTGGTTTGGGTATTGTTGCGGTGCCAACAGGTTTAATTGCATCAGCTCTTTCTCAAGCACGCGAAGAAGAAAAGGCATAA